In a genomic window of Spirosoma agri:
- a CDS encoding AAA family ATPase, whose amino-acid sequence MESTDLTKYKTLVAQLPQLRNEIGKVIIGQQDVINEVLIALLAGGHCLLEGVPGLAKTLMVKTMSDALAMRFKRIQFTPDLMPGDIVGTEILEEDHETGKKFFQFNKGPLFANVVLADEINRTPPKTQAAMLEAMQEYKVTYGGNDYPLPRPFLIIATQNPIEQAGTYPLPEAQLDRFLLYIKLSYPTEQEELIVLKSTTGTNRPVLKTVLSDEDILNLQSLTRQVHISDELIEYINRLVRATRPQDTPSAFVKQWCEWGAGPRAGQALVLCAKARAVLNERFSVIPDDIQTLAYPVFRHRIALNFRADSEGITTDKVITELLKSVK is encoded by the coding sequence TTGGAATCAACAGACCTAACCAAATACAAAACGCTGGTAGCGCAACTGCCCCAGCTACGAAACGAGATTGGCAAAGTGATCATCGGACAACAGGACGTTATCAATGAAGTGCTGATTGCGCTTCTGGCGGGTGGTCACTGCTTGTTGGAAGGCGTGCCGGGTCTTGCCAAAACATTGATGGTCAAGACGATGTCGGATGCCTTGGCTATGCGCTTCAAGCGGATTCAGTTCACGCCCGATCTGATGCCCGGCGATATTGTCGGTACGGAGATTCTGGAAGAAGACCACGAAACGGGTAAGAAATTCTTCCAGTTCAACAAAGGACCCCTGTTTGCCAACGTCGTACTGGCCGATGAGATCAACCGGACTCCGCCCAAAACGCAGGCGGCTATGCTCGAAGCGATGCAGGAATACAAGGTGACCTACGGCGGTAATGACTACCCGCTGCCGCGCCCATTCCTGATCATCGCTACCCAGAACCCCATCGAACAGGCGGGTACGTATCCGTTGCCCGAAGCCCAGCTCGACCGGTTTCTGCTCTACATCAAGCTAAGTTACCCAACGGAACAGGAAGAGCTTATCGTCCTGAAAAGTACGACGGGAACAAACCGCCCCGTGCTGAAAACGGTACTCTCCGACGAAGACATCCTGAATCTGCAAAGCCTGACCCGGCAAGTCCACATCAGCGACGAACTGATCGAATACATCAACCGGCTTGTTCGGGCCACGCGCCCCCAGGATACGCCATCGGCTTTCGTGAAGCAGTGGTGCGAATGGGGTGCCGGGCCACGTGCCGGTCAGGCGCTGGTGTTGTGTGCCAAAGCCCGCGCGGTGCTGAATGAGCGGTTCTCGGTCATCCCTGACGATATTCAGACCTTGGCCTATCCCGTGTTTCGCCATCGAATTGCGCTGAATTTTCGTGCCGACTCGGAAGGAATTACGACGGATAAGGTGATTACCGAACTTCTCAAAAGCGTAAAATAG
- a CDS encoding beta-L-arabinofuranosidase domain-containing protein — MKYLLLSLLTATTVFAQTPRKPLYSNSRAPLALQKYVELPLGAIKPDGWIRHQLEVMRDGATGHLDEYYPKIRDDNGWLGGKGDGWEETPYWLDGAVPLAYLLDDKTLKDKVQKYINWSLDHQRPNGFFGAYTKAELANGGKMKDCADGEDWWPRMVMLKVLQQYYSATRDARVIPFMTRYFTYQHESLKTCPLNKWSEWAESRGGDNIMAVYWLYNQTGDKFLLDLADTLYKQTTNWTDLLGGRNWAIGAAVNQTNQRWMDRHAVNVGMGLKLPAEYYRGKKEATYLTAVKTGFNDLMTLHGLPHGMFSGDEDLHGNEPTQGVELCAIVETMFSLEEIIGVTGDPWYMDVLERMTFNALPTQTTDDYHSRQYFQIANQVQISRGVYDFSLPFDRGMTNVFGPYAGYTCCTANMHQGWTKYVSHLWYASGNGLAALEYAPNTVTANVADGTTVTIQESTSYPFDDQINFTISLPKPTTFPLALRIPGWCTEATILLNGAKLRSDKGGQVVSLNRAWKDGDKVTLQLPMQVRTSNWAKNSRTIERGPLVYALKVESDITEKSIKEEGNYYEYQPKSSGQGGQWNYGLPKALVTDPVKNTTVSLKPISANFVWNEANAPIEIKTTGRQIPSWKIVEGVARQPVTPRDGVYKGEVSDKPETITLIPYGCTKLRIVAFPVVP, encoded by the coding sequence ATGAAGTATCTTCTTCTTTCCTTACTGACCGCAACGACCGTCTTTGCGCAAACGCCACGAAAACCTTTGTACAGCAATAGCCGGGCTCCGCTGGCTCTTCAGAAATACGTAGAACTGCCGCTTGGTGCCATAAAACCCGATGGCTGGATTCGTCACCAACTGGAGGTAATGCGCGATGGCGCGACGGGGCATCTGGACGAATACTATCCGAAGATCAGGGACGATAACGGCTGGCTGGGTGGTAAAGGCGATGGCTGGGAGGAAACACCCTATTGGCTCGATGGAGCGGTTCCGCTGGCGTACCTGCTAGACGATAAGACGCTGAAAGACAAGGTTCAGAAATACATAAACTGGAGTCTTGACCATCAACGACCGAATGGTTTTTTTGGCGCGTACACAAAAGCCGAACTGGCAAACGGCGGCAAGATGAAAGACTGCGCCGATGGTGAAGACTGGTGGCCCCGCATGGTAATGCTGAAGGTATTGCAGCAGTATTATTCGGCGACCCGTGATGCCCGCGTCATTCCGTTTATGACCCGCTACTTTACGTATCAGCACGAAAGTCTCAAGACCTGTCCGCTCAACAAGTGGTCGGAGTGGGCCGAATCGCGCGGGGGCGATAACATCATGGCGGTGTACTGGCTTTACAACCAGACGGGCGACAAATTCCTGCTCGATCTGGCCGACACCCTGTACAAACAGACGACCAACTGGACCGATCTGCTCGGTGGCCGCAACTGGGCAATCGGCGCAGCTGTGAACCAGACCAACCAGCGCTGGATGGACCGCCACGCGGTTAACGTGGGCATGGGCCTGAAACTCCCCGCCGAATATTACCGGGGCAAAAAAGAGGCAACGTACCTCACCGCCGTAAAAACCGGCTTCAACGATCTGATGACGCTCCACGGTTTACCGCACGGCATGTTTTCGGGCGATGAGGACCTGCACGGCAACGAACCCACGCAGGGCGTCGAACTGTGCGCCATCGTTGAAACCATGTTCTCGCTGGAAGAAATCATCGGCGTCACGGGCGACCCGTGGTACATGGACGTCCTCGAACGCATGACATTCAACGCATTACCGACCCAAACCACCGACGATTACCATTCCCGGCAGTATTTTCAGATTGCCAATCAGGTACAGATTTCACGGGGTGTGTATGATTTTTCGCTGCCGTTCGACCGGGGGATGACCAATGTGTTTGGGCCGTATGCGGGGTACACCTGCTGCACCGCCAACATGCACCAGGGCTGGACGAAGTACGTATCGCATCTTTGGTACGCATCCGGTAACGGGCTGGCTGCACTGGAATACGCGCCGAACACAGTAACGGCCAACGTCGCCGATGGCACGACCGTAACCATTCAGGAATCGACCAGCTACCCGTTTGACGATCAGATCAATTTTACAATCAGCCTTCCCAAACCCACCACATTCCCGCTTGCGTTACGGATACCGGGCTGGTGTACCGAAGCAACCATCCTCCTAAACGGTGCCAAACTTCGTTCGGACAAAGGCGGGCAGGTGGTTAGCCTGAACCGGGCCTGGAAAGACGGTGATAAAGTAACGCTTCAACTACCGATGCAGGTCAGGACCTCCAACTGGGCCAAGAACTCACGCACCATCGAGCGGGGGCCCTTGGTGTATGCCCTGAAAGTGGAGTCCGACATCACTGAAAAGTCGATCAAAGAAGAGGGTAATTACTACGAGTATCAGCCAAAATCATCGGGGCAAGGCGGGCAATGGAATTACGGGCTACCCAAGGCTCTGGTCACCGATCCGGTGAAGAACACAACCGTAAGCCTGAAACCCATCTCCGCTAATTTTGTCTGGAACGAAGCCAATGCGCCCATTGAAATCAAAACCACCGGGCGGCAGATTCCGAGCTGGAAAATCGTGGAGGGAGTAGCCCGGCAACCCGTTACGCCACGCGATGGTGTTTATAAGGGCGAAGTCAGTGACAAGCCCGAAACAATCACGCTCATTCCCTACGGCTGTACCAAGCTGCGCATTGTCGCGTTTCCGGTGGTCCCTTAG
- a CDS encoding TldD/PmbA family protein yields the protein MAIILTEAEAKALLTKVLSYSKADECEVNILGEERGNLRYARNEVSTSGSTTNQNLQVQSAFGKKVGTATIDEFDDASLEKVVRRAEELARLAPENPEHVGVLGPQQYLKATGFTDATANITPDTRADAVAKSLQLSRDQKLTAAGFLQDSHGYTAMMNSKGLFAYYPSTNVNFSLTVRTDDGKGSGYVARGYTDFTKLDTAAATRIAIQKAQGSAEARAIEPGKYTVILEPTAAAVLLENIYFNLDARSADEGRSYFSKVGGKSRLGDKIVDERVTIYSDPTNAELPASPWSGDGRPQEKTMWIEKGVVKNLSYSRYWAQKTGKKAIPGPNNVIMLGGNASLEEMIKSTQRGILVTKLWYIREVDPQTILLTGLTRDGTFYIENGKIKHPVKNFRFNESPIIMLNNLESLGKPERVVSTETDQNYLVPPMKIREFTFTSLSDAV from the coding sequence ATGGCAATCATACTCACCGAAGCAGAAGCCAAGGCACTGCTTACCAAAGTTCTGAGCTACTCAAAGGCGGACGAATGCGAAGTCAATATTCTCGGCGAAGAACGCGGCAATTTACGGTACGCTCGTAATGAGGTATCAACCAGCGGCTCCACGACAAACCAGAATTTACAGGTTCAGTCTGCGTTTGGTAAAAAAGTAGGTACGGCTACCATCGACGAATTCGACGATGCGTCGCTCGAAAAAGTGGTTCGTCGGGCCGAGGAGCTGGCTCGGCTTGCCCCCGAAAATCCGGAACACGTGGGTGTGCTGGGTCCTCAGCAATACCTGAAAGCGACTGGATTTACGGACGCAACGGCCAACATCACCCCCGATACGCGGGCCGATGCCGTTGCCAAAAGTCTGCAACTGTCGCGTGATCAGAAACTGACAGCGGCTGGCTTTTTGCAGGATTCTCATGGCTATACCGCGATGATGAACTCCAAAGGGTTGTTCGCGTATTACCCCAGCACGAATGTCAACTTCTCACTTACCGTCCGCACCGACGATGGGAAAGGGTCCGGCTATGTCGCTCGTGGTTACACGGACTTTACGAAATTAGACACCGCTGCGGCTACGCGCATTGCCATCCAGAAAGCACAGGGCTCGGCCGAAGCGCGGGCGATTGAGCCGGGTAAATACACCGTTATTCTGGAACCCACAGCCGCGGCCGTCCTGCTGGAGAATATCTATTTCAATTTGGACGCCCGCAGTGCCGATGAAGGCCGGTCGTACTTCAGCAAAGTGGGGGGCAAATCGCGATTAGGCGATAAAATTGTCGACGAACGCGTAACGATCTATTCCGATCCGACGAACGCTGAATTGCCCGCATCGCCCTGGTCGGGGGACGGCCGTCCGCAGGAGAAAACGATGTGGATCGAAAAAGGCGTGGTCAAAAATCTGTCGTATTCCCGCTACTGGGCGCAGAAGACCGGCAAAAAAGCCATTCCAGGGCCTAACAACGTAATCATGCTGGGTGGCAACGCGTCGCTGGAGGAAATGATCAAGTCAACCCAGCGCGGGATTCTGGTTACGAAACTCTGGTACATCCGCGAAGTAGACCCGCAAACCATCCTCCTGACGGGCCTCACCCGCGACGGCACGTTCTACATCGAAAACGGTAAAATCAAGCACCCGGTCAAGAATTTTCGGTTCAATGAAAGCCCGATCATCATGCTTAACAACCTGGAATCGCTGGGTAAACCCGAGCGCGTCGTAAGTACGGAAACCGATCAGAATTACTTAGTGCCTCCCATGAAAATTCGCGAATTTACGTTCACGAGTTTGTCGGACGCGGTATAG
- a CDS encoding TldD/PmbA family protein: MNRRNFNQLLGLGTAGIMLPNLPAFSRTVSAEALLEPGVDVATKKRLADAALNAAKSKGATYTDVRIGRYLNQYVITREDKVQNIVNTESYGVGVRVIADGCWGFSAVVDAKSEADTAKAAEKAVAIAKANAKLMKQPVQLAPQKGYGEVSWKAPIQKNAFEVPIKEKVDLLLSVNGAALKNGANYVNSVLFMVNEQKYFASTDGTYADQDIHRIWPIFNVTAIDPKTGKFETRNALSAPVGMGYEYLQANPADKVTGVTTRYNKGYDMLEDATAAAKQARAKHTAKSVEAGKYDLVLDPSHLWLTIHESVGHPLELDRVLGYEANFAGTSFATLDKWQSKNFNYGSKQVNLFADKTQVGSLGAVGWDDEGVKTKQWDLVKDGTLVNYQAIRDQVHIIGENESQGCCYADSWGSVQFQRMANVSLAAGKTPLSVANMIKDVKKGIYIIGDGSFSIDQQRYNFQFGGQLFYEIKDGQIAGMLKDVAYQSNTQEFWNSCVAVCDESDYRLGGSFFDGKGQPPQSSAVSHGSSTTRFNGVNVINTARKI, translated from the coding sequence TTGAACCGCCGAAACTTTAACCAGCTACTGGGCCTGGGAACTGCCGGGATCATGTTACCAAACCTTCCGGCTTTTTCCCGTACCGTTAGTGCTGAAGCCTTGCTCGAACCGGGCGTCGATGTGGCCACCAAAAAACGCCTGGCCGACGCTGCCCTCAATGCCGCTAAAAGTAAAGGAGCTACTTATACCGATGTTCGGATCGGCCGTTACCTGAATCAGTACGTGATCACCCGCGAAGACAAAGTACAGAACATCGTCAATACCGAATCGTATGGTGTGGGTGTGCGGGTCATTGCCGATGGGTGCTGGGGATTTTCCGCCGTTGTGGATGCCAAAAGCGAAGCCGATACGGCCAAAGCCGCCGAAAAAGCCGTTGCCATTGCCAAAGCGAATGCCAAATTGATGAAGCAGCCGGTTCAACTGGCTCCGCAGAAAGGGTATGGCGAAGTAAGCTGGAAGGCACCTATTCAGAAAAATGCCTTCGAAGTACCTATTAAAGAAAAGGTTGACTTATTATTGTCCGTAAACGGTGCCGCGCTGAAAAACGGCGCGAACTACGTCAACTCGGTGCTGTTCATGGTCAATGAGCAGAAGTATTTTGCTTCGACCGACGGCACCTACGCCGACCAGGATATTCACCGGATATGGCCGATTTTCAACGTCACGGCGATTGATCCTAAAACCGGAAAATTCGAAACGCGGAACGCCCTGAGTGCACCGGTCGGTATGGGTTACGAATATCTACAGGCCAATCCTGCCGACAAGGTAACGGGCGTGACAACCCGCTACAACAAAGGATACGACATGCTCGAAGACGCAACGGCAGCCGCCAAACAGGCACGGGCGAAGCATACCGCCAAGTCGGTTGAAGCGGGCAAGTATGACCTGGTTCTCGATCCGTCGCACCTGTGGCTGACGATTCACGAATCGGTGGGCCACCCCCTCGAACTCGACCGCGTGCTGGGCTACGAAGCTAACTTTGCCGGCACGAGCTTTGCCACGCTGGATAAATGGCAGAGCAAAAATTTCAACTACGGCAGCAAACAGGTCAACCTCTTTGCCGATAAAACGCAGGTGGGTTCACTGGGCGCGGTTGGCTGGGACGACGAAGGGGTGAAAACCAAGCAGTGGGATCTGGTGAAAGACGGAACGCTGGTGAACTATCAGGCCATTCGGGATCAGGTACACATCATCGGCGAGAACGAATCGCAGGGTTGCTGCTACGCCGATAGCTGGGGTTCAGTACAGTTTCAGCGGATGGCCAACGTCTCACTGGCGGCTGGTAAAACGCCCTTGTCGGTCGCGAACATGATCAAGGACGTGAAAAAAGGTATCTACATCATTGGCGATGGCTCGTTCTCGATCGATCAGCAGCGGTACAATTTTCAGTTTGGTGGCCAGCTCTTCTACGAAATCAAAGATGGGCAGATTGCGGGTATGTTGAAAGATGTGGCGTACCAGTCGAACACGCAGGAGTTCTGGAATTCGTGCGTAGCCGTTTGCGACGAGAGCGATTACCGGCTGGGCGGATCGTTTTTCGACGGGAAAGGGCAGCCGCCCCAATCGAGCGCCGTATCGCACGGGAGCTCAACTACCCGGTTCAATGGCGTCAACGTGATCAATACCGCCCGTAAAATCTAA
- a CDS encoding 4a-hydroxytetrahydrobiopterin dehydratase, whose product MWTEQDNQLTRDFTFTDFSEAFAFMTRVALIAEKMDHHPWWSNVYNKVTIKLATHDAGNTVTEKDRKLAAAIDKLSVGEAG is encoded by the coding sequence ATGTGGACCGAACAGGACAACCAACTCACGCGCGATTTTACCTTTACCGACTTTTCGGAGGCCTTTGCGTTTATGACCCGTGTGGCGCTCATCGCCGAGAAGATGGACCATCATCCGTGGTGGTCGAACGTTTATAACAAGGTGACCATCAAATTGGCTACGCACGATGCGGGCAATACCGTGACCGAAAAAGACCGGAAACTGGCTGCGGCAATCGATAAATTGAGCGTGGGCGAAGCCGGGTAA
- a CDS encoding BatA domain-containing protein yields MTFVEPYLLWGALAVMIPIIIHFWHQKKGKPLAWAATQWLVEKDQQQQRGLKLDNLLLLVLRCLLLVVLAFLLSQPVLTLKTKADHQAIHLIQPSALVTTNFRFELEEAAKRGEKLYWINEMAASVEKPGELPDKQTFTPLLLQSAIDKLRQENTELHLYVLNNEALATVPSIYVPSQYHVHALADSTRKPRAYLATKGNKRLFINQAGRLTSGEGPDPAIVFQSAAAHSGRLTVLLDYRTKREQQTVEAALKALSDVYDLDLVIDHNKIASTTYDWVLTDQEPAKPAGQTLYIVSGKSGYPVVPNVLYYPYSFTPQTDERVANGQLPEWLGEQLIQHYGLQASSLPLSQQELNALFVVSSRSDHKPQTVVHNAILLLFVVLLIAERWIALTKNA; encoded by the coding sequence ATGACTTTCGTAGAACCGTATTTACTGTGGGGTGCGCTGGCGGTAATGATTCCGATTATCATCCATTTCTGGCATCAGAAAAAAGGGAAACCATTGGCGTGGGCTGCTACGCAATGGCTGGTGGAGAAGGACCAGCAACAGCAGCGCGGTCTCAAACTCGACAACCTGCTTCTGTTGGTTCTGCGGTGTCTGTTGTTGGTTGTACTGGCGTTTTTGTTGAGCCAGCCCGTGCTGACGCTGAAAACCAAAGCCGATCATCAGGCTATTCATCTCATTCAGCCCAGCGCACTGGTGACTACCAATTTTCGGTTTGAACTGGAAGAGGCCGCCAAACGAGGGGAGAAGCTGTACTGGATCAACGAAATGGCCGCATCCGTCGAGAAGCCCGGTGAACTGCCCGACAAACAGACGTTCACCCCCTTGCTGCTTCAATCGGCCATCGACAAGCTGCGTCAGGAAAATACTGAGCTACACCTGTACGTGCTGAATAACGAAGCACTGGCTACGGTGCCGTCGATTTACGTGCCATCTCAGTATCATGTACATGCCCTCGCTGATTCAACCCGGAAACCGCGTGCCTACCTGGCGACGAAAGGCAACAAACGGTTGTTCATCAATCAGGCGGGGCGACTGACGAGCGGGGAAGGCCCCGATCCGGCCATTGTTTTTCAGTCGGCAGCCGCGCATAGCGGGCGATTGACCGTACTGCTCGATTACCGAACTAAACGCGAACAGCAGACGGTCGAAGCCGCGCTGAAAGCCCTGTCCGACGTGTATGATCTGGATCTGGTGATCGACCATAACAAGATCGCATCGACTACCTATGACTGGGTGCTGACCGATCAGGAACCGGCTAAGCCCGCTGGTCAAACGCTATACATCGTTTCGGGTAAATCGGGTTATCCGGTAGTGCCTAACGTGCTGTATTATCCCTACTCGTTTACGCCACAAACGGATGAGCGGGTGGCAAACGGACAATTGCCCGAATGGCTGGGGGAGCAGTTGATTCAGCATTATGGCTTGCAGGCCAGTTCATTACCGCTTAGTCAGCAGGAGCTAAACGCATTGTTCGTCGTGTCGAGCCGGTCCGACCACAAACCGCAAACCGTGGTCCATAACGCAATTCTATTGCTATTTGTCGTCCTGCTCATCGCCGAACGCTGGATCGCATTAACCAAGAACGCATGA
- a CDS encoding glycosyltransferase family 39 protein, with the protein MSLSLAFVISAQFLIGFGICTRLRCVTNGLSLIGLSTLVGQGVSSVLPFVIEFAHLPIARTPVFTGLGLMAVVSLVLLRGQGGYLRRVFSWQHLSLRLYELPFLGFWSYLLVISAWKCAWFPNTPFDMIVGPDLVATFAVSEHTLASSVFTEHLPSVSVFSNQPFYAPFTAMQQLIYLLAAQDAGPFMFGKIWLTGLVISFGLFLYAELRERIHPMVAGTLMTLLACTPELFAYTFLVQTDWANAAFFVAGVLLLYRYVESDRPGALVGSALLLAIACWTRTETIFFVPIGSLVVLACSAGSIYPYAVSWRYGIRINRTGNSKHVDPDDRFPRYDIRARKTGRTLVKGFMLASGYSLVCLIPVLFWNYGFLRGYVPLPPHARLGVFHGLSDGYWTTLMAVFAGMNKQVVFNADYWHYAVPVFLVVTSLNLLVFRDKRGLMFLGWLVGIYVLFGFMILHVDGANIAFTFRRGFFKLLFLMYAYLGTTTLMHWLSGWLYKWEGRTTIVQPR; encoded by the coding sequence ATGAGTTTATCGCTGGCTTTCGTGATCAGTGCTCAGTTCCTGATCGGGTTTGGAATTTGTACCCGACTACGATGCGTTACGAACGGGTTGAGTCTGATCGGTCTATCCACGTTGGTCGGTCAGGGAGTTAGTTCGGTATTGCCGTTCGTGATCGAGTTTGCGCATCTCCCCATTGCCCGAACCCCTGTGTTTACTGGCCTGGGATTGATGGCGGTCGTATCGCTGGTGTTATTGCGTGGGCAGGGCGGCTATCTACGCCGAGTATTTAGCTGGCAACACCTGTCGTTGCGACTCTATGAACTACCCTTTCTGGGCTTCTGGAGCTATTTGTTGGTCATCAGTGCCTGGAAATGCGCGTGGTTTCCGAATACACCCTTCGACATGATTGTGGGCCCCGATCTCGTCGCTACGTTTGCCGTCAGCGAGCACACGCTGGCCTCATCGGTGTTTACGGAGCATTTGCCATCGGTGTCGGTGTTTAGCAATCAGCCGTTCTACGCGCCGTTCACCGCTATGCAGCAACTTATCTACCTGTTGGCGGCTCAGGATGCTGGTCCATTTATGTTCGGAAAGATCTGGCTTACCGGGCTGGTCATCAGCTTCGGCCTGTTCCTGTACGCCGAGCTTCGCGAGCGAATACACCCGATGGTAGCCGGTACGCTGATGACGCTATTGGCTTGTACGCCCGAACTGTTCGCCTACACGTTTCTGGTGCAGACGGATTGGGCCAATGCGGCATTTTTTGTAGCGGGCGTACTGTTGCTGTATCGCTACGTCGAATCGGATCGACCGGGGGCGTTGGTTGGGAGCGCGTTATTACTGGCCATCGCCTGCTGGACCCGTACCGAAACGATCTTTTTTGTGCCCATTGGATCGCTGGTTGTACTGGCCTGTTCTGCCGGTTCGATTTATCCGTATGCCGTATCTTGGAGATACGGCATACGGATAAATCGAACCGGTAACTCTAAACACGTTGACCCTGATGACCGATTTCCAAGATACGACATACGAGCCAGAAAAACCGGCAGAACGCTAGTGAAGGGATTTATGCTGGCATCTGGTTATTCATTAGTTTGCCTGATACCGGTCCTGTTCTGGAATTACGGTTTCCTACGTGGGTACGTCCCCTTGCCACCTCATGCCAGGCTCGGCGTATTTCATGGGCTGTCAGACGGCTACTGGACTACACTCATGGCTGTCTTTGCCGGTATGAATAAGCAGGTCGTTTTCAACGCTGACTACTGGCATTATGCCGTTCCGGTCTTTCTGGTTGTGACCAGTCTGAATCTCCTTGTTTTCCGGGATAAACGCGGGTTGATGTTCCTGGGCTGGCTTGTCGGTATTTATGTTCTGTTCGGCTTCATGATTCTGCACGTCGATGGGGCCAACATTGCGTTCACCTTTCGGCGGGGCTTTTTCAAATTACTTTTTCTGATGTATGCTTACCTCGGCACAACCACGTTGATGCATTGGCTGTCTGGCTGGTTGTACAAATGGGAGGGACGCACCACAATAGTACAACCGCGCTAA
- a CDS encoding DUF4159 domain-containing protein, translated as MKPFIFTRLQYTSGDWDTDQRMPSNLLHSLVEYTTIPVDQKEKVVQLSTPDLFKSPFCYLSGHKLVEFSAQEREHFKRYVQNGGFVFVDDCNHDIDALFARSFEQEMARTFGPKALQKIPNNHPLYTCFFKFEEGPPTTSFELNGWGDDLVHDYLKAITINGRIAVLYSNKDYGCEWDYDFRNKRFLAEDNTKFGINIITYALTA; from the coding sequence TTGAAACCGTTTATTTTCACCCGACTTCAATATACCTCCGGCGACTGGGATACTGACCAGCGAATGCCGTCCAACCTACTGCATTCATTGGTAGAGTACACGACTATTCCGGTTGATCAGAAGGAAAAAGTGGTGCAACTGAGCACACCTGATCTGTTCAAAAGTCCATTCTGTTACCTGAGTGGGCATAAGCTGGTCGAGTTTTCGGCGCAGGAGCGGGAACATTTCAAGCGGTACGTTCAGAACGGGGGCTTTGTGTTCGTCGATGATTGCAACCACGACATTGATGCGCTCTTTGCCCGATCCTTCGAGCAGGAAATGGCTCGTACGTTTGGACCGAAAGCACTCCAGAAGATCCCGAACAATCATCCGCTCTACACCTGCTTTTTCAAATTTGAAGAAGGGCCGCCGACCACCTCATTCGAGCTGAACGGCTGGGGCGATGACCTCGTGCATGATTACCTCAAAGCCATCACCATCAACGGTCGAATCGCCGTGTTATACAGTAACAAGGATTACGGCTGCGAGTGGGATTACGACTTTCGAAACAAGCGTTTTCTGGCCGAAGATAATACGAAGTTTGGCATAAACATCATAACCTACGCGCTGACAGCATGA
- a CDS encoding DUF58 domain-containing protein, whose product MATLTADLIRLNNLQLASKLVSDELMLGIQTSRRSGVGTEFEQYRHYEPGDDPKRIDWKLFARSAQYLVRESATESNQQVRLLLDLSGSMNYAEAGVSRLNYAKILLASLAYLGYRQNDQLSLYGLQNGVVQPLVPAGKQAFLKIVGTMEAAEASGAWTINQPSFPEFSRKQAELLIIVSDFLQVGDEWLHLIRSVAGPRREIVIFQILGDQELDFNLSGFYRFQDLETGREIELQADAVRDTVRQAAVDYLAKLDDALRIPHVRLIRVRLSDPIGQVLTGFLTGKRL is encoded by the coding sequence ATGGCTACATTAACCGCTGATCTAATCCGATTAAATAACCTCCAACTGGCCAGCAAACTTGTCAGTGATGAGCTGATGCTGGGTATTCAGACGAGTCGACGGTCGGGTGTCGGAACGGAATTCGAACAGTATCGGCATTACGAACCCGGCGACGATCCCAAGCGCATCGACTGGAAACTGTTTGCCCGGAGTGCGCAGTACCTGGTTCGAGAATCGGCCACGGAGAGTAACCAACAAGTCCGGCTACTGCTGGATCTGTCGGGGTCGATGAACTACGCCGAAGCGGGTGTCAGCCGGTTGAATTACGCTAAAATTCTGCTGGCGTCGCTGGCGTATCTGGGCTACCGGCAAAATGACCAGTTGAGTTTATACGGCCTGCAAAACGGCGTCGTGCAACCCCTGGTCCCGGCGGGCAAGCAGGCCTTTCTGAAAATCGTAGGAACGATGGAAGCCGCTGAAGCGTCGGGCGCGTGGACAATCAACCAACCCTCGTTTCCGGAGTTTAGCCGTAAACAGGCCGAGCTGCTGATTATAGTATCGGACTTTTTGCAGGTGGGCGATGAGTGGCTCCACCTGATCCGGAGCGTGGCCGGACCGCGTCGGGAGATTGTGATTTTTCAGATCCTGGGTGATCAGGAACTTGACTTTAACCTGAGTGGCTTCTACCGATTTCAGGATTTGGAAACAGGCCGCGAGATCGAGCTTCAGGCGGATGCGGTTCGGGACACCGTTCGGCAGGCGGCTGTCGATTACCTGGCGAAACTCGATGACGCCCTGCGGATTCCGCACGTTCGGCTCATTCGTGTTCGGTTAAGCGACCCGATCGGCCAGGTGTTGACTGGATTTCTAACCGGCAAACGATTATGA